Proteins encoded by one window of Cydia fagiglandana chromosome Z, ilCydFagi1.1, whole genome shotgun sequence:
- the LOC134679354 gene encoding uncharacterized protein LOC134679354 — translation MSQVGAQQGDPLGPLTFSLSIQKVIAELKSPLNIWYLDDGTIGGKPEEVKRDLLILLSRLKDLGLEVNASKCEFFACGSESSSFLPSFSSILPGLKELSSNSFNLLGAPIFQSAVPEALLTRKELLLLAGERLKGIDPHVALVLLQKCFATPKVTYLLRTAPVWLFPDDIGCFDAAIKLTIESIVNISMTENQWTQAALPVRHGGLGVRRVQDVCLPAFLASAHGVMDLVANILPKNGDRVCIPYVADALEAWLCSNQGATVPENPKIQRAWDDTRSKATIDNLIASAAGVDRARLLAVSQPESGAWLHALPSPQLGTLLDGNSLRVAVALRLGCDVCQPHLCICGSMVGADGHHALSCRRCAGRHPRHHALNDTIQRALRSAGVPSVLEPPGLSRTDGKRPDGLTLVPWERGRCLVWDATCVSTFAASHISRTSRVAGAAAETQADLKRQKYAYIVVPFSVETAGCWSADAKRFTRDLGRRLRQKGEGPRSESFLVQRLSVVIQRGNAASIMAKAPRTTMYVAAWRGREWSSSDCGGGRMCRAHLSDLARATSS, via the exons ATGTCTCAAGTGGGTGCTCAACAAGGAGATCCGTTGGGCCCCCTCACTTTTAGCCTCTCAATACAAAAAGTAATCGCTGAACTTAAGTCCCCGCTGAATATCTGGTACCTCGACGATGGAACCATTGGAGGAAAACCGGAAGAGGTAAAGCGAGACTTGCTAATTTTGCTTTCGCGTCTTAAGGATTTGGGTCTAGAAGTAAATGCGTCCAAATGCGAATTTTTCGCTTGCGGGTCGGAGTCATCTTCTTTCCTCCCCTCATTTTCATCGATATTACCTGGGCTTAAGGAACTTAGCTCCAACTCCTTCAACTTACTCGGAGCCCCAATATTTCAATCTGCAGTTCCCGAGGCACTGCTAACACGCAAAGAGCTCCTCCTGCTTGCTGGCGAACGCCTCAAGGGCATCGATCCGCATGTAGCTTTGGTTCTCTTACAAAAATGTTTTGCCACGCCTAAGGTAACTTATCTTCTGCGTACGGCCCCCGTGTGGTTATTTCCCGACGACATCGGTTGCTTCGATGCCGCTATAAAATTAACAATAGAATCCATAGTAAACATCTCGATGACCGAAAACCAATGGACACAAGCAGCCCTTCCAGTCCGTCATGGTGGCCTTGGTGTGCGTCGTGTTCAGGATGTGTGCCTGCCGGCCTTTTTGGCGTCGGCCCATGGGGTGATGGACCTTGTTGCTAATATTTTACCTAAAAATGGCGACAGGGTGTGCATTCCTTATGTGGCGGACGCCCTTGAGGCTTGGTTGTGTTCCAATCAGGGAGCGACCGTGCCAGAGAACCCCAAAATACAGCGTGCGTGGGACGACACCCGCTCTAAAGCTACGATAGATAACCTCATTGCGAGTGCAGCGGGAGTAGACCGTGCGAGGCTTCTGGCAGTGTCACAACCAGAATCTGGGGCATGGCTGCACGCGTTGCCTTCACCCCAATTGGGCACCTTACTTGACGGCAACTCGTTACGCGTGGCCGTTGCTCTCCGCCTGGGCTGCGATGTTTGCCAACCACATTTATGCATCTGCGGTTCCATGGTGGGGGCTGACGGTCACCACGCACTGAGTTGTCGCCGATGTGCAGGTAGGCATCCGCGTCACCATGCCCTAAATGATACTATCCAGCGAGCTCTCAGGTCGGCTGGTGTCCCATCAGTGCTTGAACCACCAGGCCTCAGTCGTACCGACGGTAAACGGCCTGATGGTCTGACTTTGGTACCATGGGAAAGGGGACGGTGTTTGGTTTGGGACGCTACATGCGTCAGTACGTTCGCCGCCTCCCACATCAGCCGTACATCGCGCGTGGCCGGTGCGGCAGCCGAAACTCAAGCGGATCTAAAGCGTCAAAAATATGCCTACATAGTCGTCCCTTTCTCTGTAGAAACGGCGGGTTGCTGGTCTGCCGACGCGAAACGCTTCACTCGTGATTTGGGACGTCGACTCAGACAGAAAGGGGAGGGTCCCCGCTCCGAGTCGTTCCTTGTGCAAAGGCTGTCCGTGGTGATCCAGCGTGGAAATGCTGCGagcatcatgg CAAAGGCACC